The Onthophagus taurus isolate NC chromosome 2, IU_Otau_3.0, whole genome shotgun sequence genome includes a window with the following:
- the LOC111422161 gene encoding uncharacterized protein: protein MDIEKILKEKCDNLLHAPLKNFEGCMMPSTFSQFCDRIKNMEVRNDDIWVSSFPKSGTTWSQEMIWLIGNDLDYKGAEVNQNERYPFIEISSVLDFKLFKEQRPDFACVDFLLDPITHVDNLPSPRYIKTHLPWCLLPLQIQTGAKKPKIIHIIRNPKDVVVSFFNHAQLLHGYTGNFDEYFHLFINDMVDYAPYFQNILSFWNHRHLDNLLILKYEDLQKDLREAVNTVAKFLGKTVPENEMPKLLKHLSFEEMKKNPAVNFEMLVKFIRETKAFNVPDKKFMRCGKSGNYKENMSKEKIAIMDEWIAKNLKGTGLNLEYIKMDIEKILKEKCDNVLRAPLKNFEGFMMASTFSQFCDRIKNMEVRNDDVWVSGFPKSGTTWSQEMIWLIGNDLDYKGAEVNQTERFSFIEISSVLNFKALKEQRPDFDCVDFLLDPITHVDNLPSPRYIKTHLPWCLLPLQIQTGAKKPKIIHVIRNPKDVVVSFFNHAQLLHGYTGNFDEFFHLFMNDMVDYAPYFQNILSFWNHRHLDNLLFLKYEDLLKDLRAAINTVAKFLGKTVPENEVPKLLKHLSFEEMKKNPAVNVETLVKFLRETNVFHVPDKKFIRCGKSGNYKENMSKEKIAIMDEWIAKNLKGTGLNLE from the exons ATGgacattgaaaaaattttaaaagaaaaatgcgaTAATTTGTTACACGCGCCGTTAAAGAATTTTGAAGGGTGTATGATGCCATCGACTTTTAGTCAATTTTGtgatagaattaaaaatatggaAGTCAGAAATGACGATATTTGGGTGAGCAGTTTTCCTAAATcag GTACAACTTGGAGCCAAGAAATGATTTGGTTGATAGGAAACGATTTAGATTATAAAGGTGCTGAAGTTAACCAAAACGAACGATATCCTTTCATAGA AATCAGCTCTGTTTTGGATTTTAAATTGTTCAAAGAACAGCGCCCAGATTTTGCTTGTGTCGATTTTTTATTGGACCCAATAACACACGTGGATAATTTACCGAGCCCAAGATACATAAAAACTCATTTACCATGGTGTTTATTACCTTTGCAAATTCAAACTGGAGCGAAGAAACCTaaa ATTATCCATATAATTAGGAACCCAAAAGACgttgttgtttcttttttcaatcACGCACAACTCTTACACGGATACACAGGAAACTTTGAtgaatattttcatttatttataaacgatATGGTCGATTATGCGCCATATTTCCAAAACATCCTATCATTTTGGAATCATCGCCACTTAGATAACttactcattttaaaatacgAAGATCTACAAAAAGATTTGCGTGAAGCTGTAAATACGGTTGCTAAATTCCTTGGAAAAACCGTCCCCGAGAATGAAATGCccaaacttttaaaacatctCAGTTTCGAGGAGATGAAAAAGAATCCGGCcgttaattttgaaatgttggttaaatttataagAGAAACGAAAGCGTTTAACGTTCCCGATAAGAAGTTTATGCGCTGTGGAAAATCGGgtaattacaaagaaaatatgtCTAAGGAAAAAATTGCTATAATGGATGAGTGGATTGCGAAAAATCTTAAAGGAACCGGATTAAATTTGgaat ACATCAAAATGgacattgaaaaaattttaaaagaaaaatgcgaTAATGTGTTACGCGCGCCGTTAAAGAATTTTGAAGGGTTTATGATGGCATCGACTTTTAGTCAATTTTGtgatagaattaaaaatatggaAGTCAGAAATGACGATGTTTGGGTGAGCGGTTTTCCTAAATCGG GTACAACTTGGAGCCAAGAAATGATTTGGTTGATAGGAAACGATTTAGATTATAAAGGAGCTGAAGTTAATCAAACCGaacgattttcttttataga AATCAGCTctgttttgaattttaaagcGTTGAAAGAACAGCGCCCAGATTTTGATTGTGTCGATTTTTTATTGGACCCAATAACACACGTGGATAATTTACCGAGCCCAAGATACATAAAAACTCATTTACCATGGTGTTTATTACCTTTACAAATTCAAACTGGAGCGAAGAAACCTaaa ATTATCCATGTAATTAGGAATCCAAAAGACgttgttgtttctttttttaatcacgCACAACTCTTACACGGATACACAGGAAactttgatgaattttttcatttatttatgaacGACATGGTCGATTATGCGCCATATTTCCAAAACATCCTATCGTTTTGGAATCATCGCCACTTAGATAACTTACTCTTTTTAAAATACgaagatttattaaaagatttgcGCGCAGCCATAAATACGGTTGCTAAATTCCTTGGAAAAACCGTCCCCGAGAATGAAGTGCccaaacttttaaaacatctCAGTTTCGAGGAGATGAAAAAGAATCCGGCCGTTAATGTTGAAACGTTGGTGAAATTTTTAAGAGAAACGAATGTGTTTCACGTTCCCGATAAGAAGTTTATACGCTGTGGAAAATCGGgtaattacaaagaaaatatgtCTAAGGAAAAAATTGCTATAATGGATGAGTGGATTGCGAAAAATCTTAAAGGAACCGGATTAAATTTGgaataa